A single window of Nicotiana sylvestris chromosome 5, ASM39365v2, whole genome shotgun sequence DNA harbors:
- the LOC138869247 gene encoding uncharacterized protein, with protein sequence MLRKDAETSWIEDCQRAFDKIKEYLSTPRILVPLEPGRPLLLYLSILDGAFGCVLGQHDEIGKKEQTIYYLSKKFTPYEECSEIEALLLCLHYIPHIQDGSSEVHILETHVDWEISQMAYTVE encoded by the exons atgctgaggaaagatgccgaaacaagctggatAGAGGATTGTCAGAgggcctttgacaaaatcaaagagtacttgtccacaccacGTATTCTGGTCCCGTtggaaccaggacgacctttgttactctatctatctattttggatggagccttcggatgtgttctgggacaacatgacgagataggGAAGAAGGAGCAaaccatatattacttgagtaagaagttcacgccTTATGAAGAATG ctcagaaattgaggcattacttctgtgcctgcactacatacctcatatccaggatggatcctctgaagtacatattttagaaaccCATGTTGACTGGGAAATTAGCCAAATGGCAtatactgttgagtga